The Streptococcus oralis region TAATATCCGTTGGTCGCAAACTATCATAAATAGTATCTCTGACTGTATCCCAATCCTTATTTTTTAGGAATTCTCTTTCTCTCTGAGAGGAGTCTTTTTGAAGGTCAGCATAGTAAGAAGAGATTGCTTGGTCATAGGATTGCCCATTTTGCATACGGCCGATAAGGTTGACCGAGTCCAAATCCGCCTTGTAGTCATCCTCTCCGATACTTGGCTTCATATCGTTTGCATTAAAGGTCGTATCTCCCTCCCAGCCAGAAAGGTCCTTGACACGCTCTCTACCGCCATAGAGATCGGATAACTGAGCTTGGTTAGGATTAAGATGAGTCGCCATAGTAATGGACTGGTGGGTAAAGTCTGCATGGCCCGCTCCATTGTTAGAGTATGACTTTAGTTTGCTGTCCCAAAATTCGTCAAAGTTACCCTTATCACCATAAATCCCTTCATAAGTACTTTTATAGGAATCATAATGGTTAGTCCCATTTTTTTGATCATCATCCTTAATTTTTTCTATGTTATCAGATTCCCCACCCGCCATCTCGTGTTGCAGTCTAAGATTATAATACAGTTCTTTGGCCTTTTCTTCTTTCAATCCTAATTCTTTAAAGATTTCAAGAATTGGTTTTTCTACTCTCATTTTTTCAACTGTAGATGGACTGCTAACAACCTCATCAAAAAAATAATTTTTTAAATAGCCCGCTGTTTCCTTCCACTTAAAGTCATTATAGTAGGCGGCACCGACGACACGCAAAAAGATATAGTCACGGAACTCTTGACTTGAGGTTGGGAATTTCTTATCTATCCCTTGCTTGATGGTCAAGAGCTGTTGGGCTGTCTCTGCATCAAAGCCGTATTCTGCCATCATGGTCTGGACAAAGGCCTTCTCTTGGCGACTGAGCTTCAAGTCCTTTGTATCAGAATAGGCAGTCAGGTAGTTTGCCCAAGTCAGGTCAGATGGGACTTTAAAGACGCCTGTCTTGGCATCCCAGCTCGTTTCGATCTGGGCCAGCCCACGACTCAACTGCACATCGATACTGTCTAGTTCATCGAACAGTCCTCCTGAATAGCTATCATAGGCACGCAGGTCTCTCAAGATTGTTTCATAGACACGTTTATTCGCGTGGTGTCCTCGCATGAGTTCCACATTACTACGTCTCAATCTCCCTTTTTCTTCGCTATCCATGGTCAAGGAAGAAAGGGATTGGTTGACTTCATCCAGATAGGCGATCATTTGCTCTTCCTGGCGGATCTTATCAAGCAGATCATCCTCACGCCAACTCTTGCTGTCGACCATCGTTTGGTAGTCTTCTGGTAATTTCTTGATAGCTTGAGAGAAGGTTTCTGCATAGAGTTGTCCCCCTTTGCTCAAGGGCAATAAGACACTTGCAAAAAAACTTCTAGCCGAATCATAAGCGTCGCCCTTTAGACTTTCCTTATCCTCTGAAAACTTTTGGATGGCTGATTGCAAGGCTTGATAAGCCTCCACCTGAGATTGACACATGGTCGCTACACTTGAACTTTGTAGTTGCGATTGTTCCAAATACATATCAATGCCCATGACGCGTCTCCTCCTCTCTTTCTAGTTCCTTGCGCCTTTCATAGTAAACCGCATCCAAGTCTCCCTCTAATCGGAACTTTTCTTTCTTCAAATCATCCATGTGGTAGGTGAGGTCCTCAAAGATTTGGTTTTTGAGTTGATTTCTTTGCAGGAGCGTTTCTTCCAACTGTCCTGCGTATCGGCTCTGATAGGCTGCCTCCCACAAATCACTTTGATAACGGTGGCTAGCTCTATCATATCCTTCAAAGGTTTCTATCAGTTCTTTAGTGCGGTATTTCTCTTTTCCATTGTCTTCTAGCTGGTACAAGAGTTCTCGCTCTCTTTTCTTCAACTCATCTAACGTGCTCATGTATGACTCCCAAAACCATTGGCCGCAGCCTTATCTAGCGCTTCAAAATCACTCGCTACAGAGTGAAGTCGTTCGGAAGTTAGGGTGACAGCGGCTGTTATCTGACTAGCTAGATTTTGATCCTTTGTCAGACATTGATGAGCCTTGTTATTCCCTTGAAGGGTCGTTAAGTCATCCTGACTAGCCGCAGCGATCGCTGTTAACGATTGACAAGCATTTTTAAGCTGAGTCGCATATGTTTGCGCAAGATTTATATCACTTTTTACTGTTGACATGGCTGTTTTATCCTTTTTCTGATTCCCTAGTGATAAGTACACTCCATTTAGCTATATAGGCCTATTATACCATGTTTCATAAAAGGAGCATCATTTTGTCCTGATTTATCTACAATTGTGTATTTTTTCAACAACTTCTCTCATCCAACTCGACGAAAAGGGTAAAAACTGTTACAATGTAGAAAAAGAAAAGAGGCTCTCATGACCAGCGTATATGATTTTTCCGTTTTGAACCAAAACAACCAAGCAACTCCCCTGGAGAGCTATCGTGGCAAGGTTCTCTTGATTGTCAACACTGCTACAGGATGTGGTTTAACGCCCCAGTACCAGGGGCTTCAAGAACTCTATGAACGCTATCAAGATCAGGGCTTTGAAATCCTAGATTTCCCTTGCAATCAGTTTATGGGACAAGCACCCGGCAGCGCAGAGGAAATCAATAGTTTCTGTAGCCTACACTATCAGACCACTTTCCCTCGCTTTGCCAAGATCAAGGTCAACGGCAAGGAAGCAGATCCTCTTTATGTTTGGCTAAAAGACCAGAAGTCTGGCCCGCTAGGAAAACGAATCGAATGGAATTTTGCTAAGTTTCTCATTGGTCGAGATGGGCAAGTCCTTGAGCGCTTCTCTTCCAAAACAGACCCCCAAACCATCCAAGATTCTCTCCAAAAAATACTCTAATTTCTTTTTAAAACGTATCCTTTCATTTAGTTTGAGCCATGAAAGGATGCGTTTTTTCTTTAAAAAGTAACTGATTTTCTTTAATTTATATTTATTTTTTTGCTTTTTGCTCTTGCAATTCTTTCATTAATTTAGTATATTTGTTATATTAAAAGTTTTCAGTCATTTTAAGGGAGAAATGACCTTTTAAATTTTTTTATCTTAAAATGAAAGCGCTTTATAAACAGGAGGTAAGGTGGCTTACAAATTATCAGAGAGTTTTTTCATTAAATCAAGTTGTAACCAAGTCAGACTTGGGCTTGGGCAGTAGCTGACTGCCTTTCTAAAAACTAGGAGTATATTATGAATCGATACCTTTTTGAAAAAGGGCAAACTTTTAGCATTCGGAAGTTGACTGTAGGAGTGGCCTCTGTTATCGTCGGACTGGCATTTTTTGCTTCTGGAACTGTGCGTGCAGACGAAACGTCTCCTACCACGACATCCAATTTAGATCAGCAAATTAAACAAGTAGCAGATATAGAAGAGACCAAGGCTGAACCAGTCAAAGAAGAAGACCGTGTAGAAGCTGAAAAACAAGAAACACCTGCTGCCGATACCAGCAGTGCTGATTTGCTCCCTGAAGAAATTCAAGACCGTGCCTATCCAGACACACCTGTCAAAGAACTCGACACGACAACTATCGTTGACAAAAAAGCTAGTCCAAAAGTAGAAACTAAGAGCATTCTAAAGGATAAGGAAGAAGCTCCAAAAGAAACTGAGAACGGAAACCGTGCTATCATTAACGGTGGTCAAGACCTCAAACATATCAACTACGAGGGACAACCTGCTACTGCTGCTACTATGGTTTACAGCACTTACAACGCAGGAGAACAACGCTACCTCGTTTCAGGATCTGGTATCTTTGTAGCTCCTAATCTAATCCTTACCGTTGCTCATAACTTCCTAGAGGCCAATAAAGAAACTGGCGAAGGTCACATTCGTGGTGGAAAATCTGCCCAGTTCTACTATAACGTTGGTTCAAACAGCGAAAAGAAAAACTCACTTCCATCTTCTGGAACTACGGTTTTATTCAGAGAAAAGGACATCCATTTCTGGAACAAGAAAGAGTTTGGAAAAGGCTATAAGAATGACCTTGCTCTTGTAGAAGCTCCTATTCCTCTTCCGATTGCTAGTCCAAACAAAGCAGCAACCTTTGCGCCTTTAGCGGAGCACAAGACACATCAGCCGGGAGAAGCCATCAGTACGATTGGCTACCCAACTGACTCGAGCTCAAAAGAACTGAAACAACCTATCCTAGCTGGTCAGCTTTACAAGGCAGATGGGACCATCCGATCTGTTGAGTCCTATGATGATAAGGGAACGACTGGTATCACCTACAAAACCACTTCTGTATCTGGTTTGTCTGGTGGCGGGATTGTCGATAGCCAAGGAAAAGTTCTGGGGGTTCACCAACACGGAACCGTTGACAATGGTGTTCCTGAAAAGAATCGCTTTGGTGGCGGACTCGTCCTTTCACCTGAACAACTGAAATGGGTTAAGGACATGATTGCCAAATATGGTGTGAAAGGCTGGTACCAAGGAGATAACGGAAATCGTTACTATTTTACTGATGAGGGGCGTATGCTTCGGAACGAAACAGCTGTTATTGGAAGCAACGAATATTCCTTCAACCAAGATGGGATTGCTACCTTGACCAAGGGAGTTGAGTACGGCCGTGTGGTTATCCAACACGAAGACGAAGAAGGAAATCCTGTCAAAGATAATGACACCTTTATCGAACAGACAACTGTTGATTCTCCATTTGACTACAATTTCAAAAAAGAAATCGAGAAAACGGACTTCTATCAGAAGAATAAAGACAAATACGAAATTGTATCTATCGATGGTGTAGCAGTCAATAAACAGCTAAAAGATACTTGGGCTGAAGATCACAATGTTGTCAGCAAAGCGCCTGCCGGTACACGTGTCATCAAGGTGGTCTATAAAGTCAACAAAGGCTCTTTCAAAGTTTACTACCGTCAAAAAGGAACAACAACTGAACTAGCTGAAGTAACAGTTGATAACAATGAAGGTCAAGAATACGACGTTTCCTTCGTACATACTTTCCAAGCTAAAGAAATAGCTGGCTACCGTCCAGTCAAGGCTAACTTGGAAGCAAGGATCCAGCAAAAAGGGGTGAATGAAGTCGTCTTTGAATACGAGCCAGTCGCTGATACAGCTAATCCAACGACTCCGACCCCACCAGTCTCTCATCCAGAAGATAAAGAAACTGAGATTGGCAACCATGGACCTCTTCCAAGCAAGGCTCAACTCGATTACCACAAGGAAGAATTGGCAGCTTTCATCCACTACGGAATGAACACCTATACCAATTCTGAATGGGGAAATGGGAAAGAAGACCCCCGATACTTCAATCCAACCAACTTGGATACTGACCAGTGGATTCGCACTCTGAAGGAAACGGGCTTCAAACGAACCATTATGGTTGTTAAACACCACGACGGATTCGTTGCTTATCCATCTAAGTACACCAACCATACCGTAGCTGCTAGCCCATGGAAAGATGGAAAGGGTGACCTTCTCGAAGAAGTTTCCAAGTCTGCTAGCAAGTACGACATGAACATGGGTGTTTACCTATCACCATGGGATGCCAACCATCCTAAATACCATGTCGCAACCGAAAAGGAATACAACCAATACTATCTCAACCAACTGAAAGAAATCCTTGGTAATCCGAAATACGGTAATAAAGGGAAATTTATCGAGGTTTGGATGGACGGTGCACGTGGTAGCGGTGCCCAAAAAGTGACCTATACCTTTGATGAATGGTTCAAATACATCAAAGAAGCCGAAGGAGATATTGCTATCTTCTCTGCTCAACCGACAAGCGTTCGCTGGATCGGAAATGAACGAGGTATAGCAGGCGACCCTGTATGGCATAAAGTCAAGAGAGCTAACATCACAGACGATGTGAAAAACGAATACCTCAACCATGGTGACCCAGATGGTGATATGTACTCTGTAGGGGAAGCTGACGTTTCGATCCGTTCAGGCTGGTTCTACCATGACAATCAACAGCCGAAATCACTCAAAGAGTTGATGGATATCTACTTCAAGTCCGTTGGTCGTGGAACCCCGCTCCTTCTCAATATTCCACCAAATAAAGAAGGGAAATTCGCAGATGCAGATGTGGCTCGCTTGAAGGAATTCAAGGCAACCCTAGATCAAATGTATGCGACTGACTTTGCCAAAGGTGCCACCGTAACAGCAAGTTCGACTCGTCAAAACCACCTTTACAAGGAAAGCCACCTCACAGACGGTAAAGATGACACCAGCTGGGCGCTCTCAAATGATGCCACAACCGGTAGCTTTACAGTCGATTTGGGGCAAAAGAGACGCTTTGACGTCGTTGAACTCAAGGAAGATATTGCCAAAGGTCAACGTATCTCAGGTTTCAAGATTGAAGTTGAAATCAACGGACGTTGGGTGACTTACGGCGAAGGTTCGACCGTTGGTTACCGTCGCTTGGTTCAAGGCAAGCCTGTAGAGGCACAAAAAATTCGTGTAACCATCACTGGTGCTCAAGCAACTCCAATCTTGACCAACTTCTCAGTCTACAAGACACCAAGCAGCATTGAAAAGACAGATGGCTACCCTCTTGGACTGGAATACCACTCAAACACAACGGCAGATACAGCCGGAACAACTTGGTACAATGAATCTGAAGGTGTTCGTGGCACTTCTATGTGGACCAATCAAAAAGATGCCAAAGTAAGCTATACCTTCACAGGAACCAAGGCCTATGTCGTCTCTACAGTCGATCCTGGTCATGGAGAAATGTCCGTCTACGTTGATGGTCAAAAGGTTGCCGATGTCCAAACTAAGAATGCTAGCCGTAAACGCAGCCAAAAAGTCTTTGAGACAGGCGATTTAGCACCAGGCCAACACACTATTACTCTTGTAAACAAAACAGGCGAACCAATTGCTACAGAAGGAATCTACACCCTAAACAATGATAGCAAAGGAATGTTTGAACTCGAGTCTACCAACTACGAAGTCGAAAAAGGAAAACCAGTCACTGTTAAGATTAAACGTGTTGGTGGAAGCAAGGGGGCTGCTACTGTTCGCTTCATCACAGAACCTGGAACTGGGGTTCACGGTAAAGTTTACCAAGATACAACTCAAGATGTGACCTTTAAAGATGGAGAAACAGAAAAGACTGTTACCATCCCAACGATTGACTTTACAGAACAAGCCGACTCTGTCTTTGACTTCAAAGCCAAGCTCACTTCTGTTTCTGATGGTGCCTTGCTCGGTTTTGCTACCGATGCAACCATCCAAGTGATGAAAGCTGAATTGCTGATCAAGGATCAAACAAGTTATGATGACCAAGCTAGTCAGTTGGATTACAGTCCTGGCTGGCACCATGAAACCAATTCGGCAGACAAGTACCAAAAGACTGAGTCTTGGGCTTCCTTTGGTCGCTTAACTGATGAGCAAAAGAAAAAGACAACTGTCACAGCCTACTTCTACGGTACTGGACTTGATATCAAGGGCTATGTCGATCCAAATCATGGTATCTACAAAGTCTTCCTAGATGGCAAAGAAGTTCCTTACCAAGAGGGCATGGGAAATGCGTCAACTATTGAGGGCAAGAAATACTTTAGCGGTCATGCAACCCAACGCCAAGGCAATCAAACGCTGGTTAGCCTAAAAGGTCTGGACGAAAACTTGCACGCAGTCACCCTTCAACTCGATCCTGATCGAAACGATTTGTCTCGAAATATCGGTATTCAGGTAGACCAATTTATCACTCGTGGCGAAGGCAGCGAACTCTACAGCAAGGCAGATATCATCCAGTCTATCTCTAAATGGAAGGATGATTTGTCCAACTTTGACCCAGCAGGCTTGAAAAATACGGCTACTGCACGCCAAGCTTTCCAAGCAAATCTAGAAAAATTGAGAAACCAACTCAGTACTGATGCAGTGGATGTTCAAGAAGTCATGTTGACGGTCAGTGCCCTACAAGATATCCTATCCAAGGATGAGAACTATCAAAGAGGCCAAGAGGAGCCTAGTCCAGAGCAACCAGAACAGCCAGAAGAACCTGAGAAACCTGACCAGCCTGAACAACCAGCTCAACCAAAACAACCGGAAATTGAGTACGATAAGGCTATGGACAGCTTGACAAAAGCTATCGAGAAAAAAGTCGCTGAGCTTAGATCCAACAAGGAAGCTAAGAAGAAATTATTAGAAATTGCCGACCAAGCCATTGCTGCCATCCAAGAAGCTAAAACTCAGGAAGCAGTCAATCAAGCACTAGAAACCGCTCTCGAACAAATCAACAAACTCGAAGCAGCTCAACCTGAGAAACCAGTTCAACCGGAAAAACCGGCTCAGCCTGAAAAGCCAGTTCAACCGGAAAAACCGACTCAGCCTGAGAAACCAGTTCAACCGGAAACTCCAGCGCAACCTGAGAAACCTGCTGAGCCCGAAAAACCTGCTGAGCCTGAAAAGCCAGCTCAGCCTGAGAATCCGACTCAACCTGAGAAACCGGCGCAACCTGAAAATCCAGTTCAACCTGAAAAACCGGCTCAGCCTGAGAAACCAGTTCAACCGGAAACTCCAGCGCAACCTGAGAAACCTGCTGAGCCCGAAAAACCTGCTCAACCTGAAAAGCCAGCTCAGCCTGAGAATCCGACTCAACCTGAGAAACCGGCGCAACCTGAGAAACCGACTCAACCTGAGAAACCGACTCAACCGGAAACTCCAGCGCAACCTGAGAAACCAATTACTTCTTCAACTCCTGAGGAAGGGGTTAAAGACCTTGTCTTTACACTTCCAAACTTGGAAATCGTCAATAAGGTCGTACCGTTCAAGACGATTCGTCGCGAAAACCCACAATTAGACAAAGGAAAAGTGCAAGTTCTATCAGAAGGGAAAGACGGTCTCTTAGTCGAGTATGTTGAAGTGGACGGTGACAATCGCAAGGTTCTCCAGACAGAAGCAACTCCAGCTCAAGATCGAGTGATTGAGGTAGGTAGCAAACAAAGCTCAGTTGGAACAGAAGCGCCACCAGTTGTGACTCTTCCTGAGTATGTTCTACCAAGAGAGACTGAAAAACCTGCGCCAGCCGTAACAGATAATTCATCATCAAAAGATGAAAAAGCTCCTGTTACAGCTACAGTCAAAGAAGACAAGGAAAGACTACTCCCTGCAACTGGGGAACAAGAAGCAAGTGCCTTCCTCTTCTTGGCAGCCATTACTTCTATCTTGTCTCTCCTCATCTTCCAAAAGAATTTCAAAGACTAATAACCCTCTTTGATTGATTCTTTCTAATGATTCAGTTCCCCCGTTGAGAAGACCATTTGGTCTTCTCTTTTTCTATCTGTAAAATTAAAAAACATCCACAAATATACATGGATGTTTTAGTATAAAATTCTAAAATAAGGTTATCATTGAGGATAGGTATTTTCAAAGTCAACTACAATTTCAAATAAACGCTCATCCAAAAAAGAGAGTCCCCTTGTCTTATCTCATCAGAACTACCATCATAAGTTTCTGCAAGAACTCCACAAATATAAGATGGTATTTCGAATTCCAATACCATGAGATTTTCTGACGTTCACAAGCCATCTTTCCTAAATCAAACTTCCCTCTTCCACACCTAGTCACTGACTACTATTTTTGAGTCCAGCGTATGCATAGGTTCGATTTCTGGGACACTCTTTTTCCGTCACTACCCTAAAATAAAAGCGATGCTCCCGCCCATCCTTGGCATTTTCCTTGTTTAAGACAAAGTAGTTTTTCTGATTCATCGCCATGGTTCGTAGGATGTCATCGATCAAAAAAGTCAAAGGCACATTCATAGCAGAGTATTTTTGAAAATCCTCTTCAAAACGAATATAGGCTTCTGAAAAATAATTCATCTGCAGTTTGTTTTCATACAACTCTTTTCTAGTCATACACTCCCTCCTCCCACAGTCGAATTTCGAGGACATCTGCTACCTCTACCAGCCTATAGCCCTCATTGGTCCTAATAGATAGAGTTTGAGGTGATAATTCACTCACCTCGCCGATGATCGTGGTTTTCTGCTTCTTTTCCTTGACCACAAAGTATCCCTTTAGTTGCCCGACATACAGCTGCGAAAGCAAGAGTAACTTCTCAACGGAATTCAAATCTGTCGAAAAAGCAACCCGATTTCTTTCTTCACCGAGTGAACTAGTATGCTCTGAGAGGAAAAAGCCCATCCACTTCTGCATCCCTGGATCTTGATAGTCACGCGCAGATTGAAAGGGTAAATAAGAACGATCAATCATTTTAGTCCATCTAATCCTCCAGCAGAATGCCCCCCAATCAGCTTGCTTCTGGCAAGACTCCTAGAGGCTTCTTCCAGTGCGTTGGCCTTTAAGAGGGAGGTAAAACCAAATTGTTCCCGAATGGCATCAATAGCCGTCTGGAGCCTTTCTTCTTTTTCTAACTTGTCAACATCATCAAAGAGGGAGATCAAGCTAAAGGACTCGTCCACAAATCCTGAATAGTTGACTCCGACACTTCTGACTGCTCCAGAAGTGTATTTATTATGAAATAGCTTCAAAACATAATCCGTTAAGACAGCTGTATTATTGGTCGGTTCGACCTTCATTTGTGTGTGAATAGACGGCCTGACCTCCTGCTTAGAGAAACCAACATAGATAGAGACAAGAGTTGTTTTCTTGCCCGCCCTTCTCAGTCTAATAGCCACCTGCTCCGCCATTTCTCGAAGAATAATTTCGATATCCCGTAGCTTCACGTAGTCTCTCGGCAAGATTTGAGAATTTCCTAACCCTTGAGACTTGGCTTTATAGGGCCTGTGAACATTGCTCTCATCAATCCCGTTAGCATGAAACCACAAACGCAGGCCAGCCTGACCGAGAGCTTTCTGTAGCTGGTCTGGATTACTGGTGGCCAATTCTCTGATGGAAAAAACCCCCAGAGCATGCAAGCGTTTCTCCATCCGCCTGCCAATCCCCCAAAAGTCCGTCATCTTGGGAATGGCCCAAACCTTCTCTTCCACATCCTGGTAAGACCAGTTGGCCCTCATGGTCGGGGTGTGCTTAGCCTCATTATCCAGAGCCAATTTAGCCAGTAAGGGATTGGCATTGGACATACCCACTGTAGAGTAGATCCCTGTCTGCCTCCAAATATCCCTCTGGATGCGAGCAGAAAGCAGATCCAGCTTGTCTTTGCGAGAGAGACTCTTGTCTGGGATGAAGTAGTTGAGCGAACTGGTCAGATCGATAAAGCCCTCATCGATAGAGTAGGGATAAATATCATCTGGACTGCCATAATTTTGAAAGATTCGCTGGATTTCCATATTGACCGCTATGTATTCATCCATCCTAGGTGGCACAACCAAAGTCACTTGAGCCCAATCTTCGATGTAGCGAACATAGTCTGAGTCAGTAGGCAAGCCTTGCTTTCGAGCATTGTAATAAGAAAATTTGCGCGTTTTGATATCAAAAGGCAGATCATAGGCCCGGCCAACATTGGACTTGCCAAAAATCTTCTTAAACATGGGAGAGGAAGCTAGGATAAGGCCGGTAGAATTATCCGCGCGACTCATGACACAAAGCGAGGTCTTCAGCGGATGCAAGCCTCTTTTCACACACTCAACACTAGCATAAAAAGATTTCATATCGACAAAGGCAATATCACTTTTGGGCTCTCTGGAATAATCAAAGTAGCCCATAGGCTAACCCTCCATCGGCACAAAATTCCCAACGATAATCCCCACAATCCGAGGATCTTCCTCATAGGAGATGAAAATGTCCTTGTATTTAGGATTGATAGAAACCAGACGCAAACCATCTTCCTCCCGATAGACCCGTTTAATATAGGTCTGGTTGTTGCAAACCACTGCATAAACCGCCCCATCATAATCAAATCCGGTCTCTCGAATCAAAGCCACGGAACCATTTTGATATTTAGGTTCCATAGAGTCCCCAGCCACCCAGGAAGCAAAATCGTGGGCTAGTTCTTCATTAAAGTAAACGGTATCAAAATTTCTATCGTCATATACCGAAGCCCCGATCCCTGCTGACATGCGTTCATAGACACGATACTCGTAGAGGCGCTCTGGCATGGTCGCCACCTTCTGAGTTTGTTCTTCTTGAGCCAGGTTGCGAGCATAGAGCACAACCTTGTCC contains the following coding sequences:
- a CDS encoding LexA family transcriptional regulator produces the protein MYQPEKLKARRKELKLTQKEIAEELGISFQAYSAWERGIKEPSKEKVAQLENILKVAKGYFTQIEIVRLYNSLSKQGKDKVVLYARNLAQEEQTQKVATMPERLYEYRVYERMSAGIGASVYDDRNFDTVYFNEELAHDFASWVAGDSMEPKYQNGSVALIRETGFDYDGAVYAVVCNNQTYIKRVYREEDGLRLVSINPKYKDIFISYEEDPRIVGIIVGNFVPMEG